Proteins encoded together in one Argiope bruennichi chromosome 1, qqArgBrue1.1, whole genome shotgun sequence window:
- the LOC129963700 gene encoding protein furry-like: protein MASNEAKGQSNCYNICTQSQLPWGVRKERQTFPSGINIDIEVKPGEFILRTLFAEFTVQAERKIDLVLAEPLERPLSKSLQRGEDTLFDQLLSAFGSVAEHCLPSLLRTLFAWYDRQGVDSPLSQELRMRCDSKNKGDVQEKTEKDYLHERRDLAVEFIFCLVLIEVLKQLSVHPGHDDLVMYIENLAFKHFRFREGAQTGPNAQNVNIIADLYAEVIGVLAQSRFQSVRKRFVAELKELRSKEPSPITTHSIISLLMGMKFFRVKMVPIEEFEASFQFMQECATYFLEVKDKDIKHALAGLFVEILVPVAATVKNEVNVPCLKTFVEMLYSHTLDLCTKKKHSLALFPLVTCLLCVSQKLFFLQNWHYFLAMCLSHLKNRDPKMCRVALESLYRLLWVYMIRIKCESNTATQSRLQSIVNSLFPKGSKAIVPRDTPLNIFVKIIQFIAQERLDFAMKEIVFDLLSVGRPIKIILTPERMSIALRAFLVVADSLQQKEGDPPMPRTVGVLPSGNTLRVKKTFLNKMLTDETARTIGMSHYHPYVRKVFDDILKALDVQFGRPLMMTTVQNINKEPDDMITGERKPKIDLFRTCVAAVPRLIPDGMSRHDLVDLLSRLTVHMDEELRALAFQSLQNMTLDFPDWREDVIYGFVQFMLREVNDTFPQLLDNALRMLLQFLTNWKNALASQSQNSLKKTSHEQNKIDHLCSVLHLVEAVALVMLCHCRLPPRRLSVHILKETRALLKILVPSCEEDYVSEAIDQCCPVVVEKCLPLLPPAEKAALLSASHIDLQWLTERNSSVWTSGLHDTTEGSNKLSSNLEISENAGLDPWCVCLMGFIDNSSLLKRCPTAVAHSWTIIYSRITTLFSYLDLNPVSDNRASLLRPAPVVKKALNERELHLTLWRNYLMFACRIAPPNCNPPARFIPTELNLSSSPDSITSERSDSRSPNHSCVQVSSLFKQITPLLRSEQADLRDSVVLGLSKVNHLAVKDLMEELVIYIREAIDRKQENVRRRRRRDVLRVQLARVLELIAEQGTFGISNSVLDRDASSLNTTFVEYIDGARLYLESENDKDALGIVQEIKQHFCGFIHKLIKSFSLENRHNLLGCDLRRNLFYLFASWSGKYGSHFGIGDRKIKEEPCSDFEFSALQAMSAVLCCGPCFDLQGLSEEGPFYSWLNDLLNTDVEKIYQLGQETVVLLLEFNSDSGTLLDWLVDCCYTGDIQMADGCFNALATIFSVREYPCDHYMAIINVTLLNTGCPRNKIQETAFQLLQILDHRFFGSCTAISVDGETDAVNKNVVLRRKNHQFYDSLFSSGYPCTQMQLSHHLAQLHPELTMPIFSEITSRLQTARPAVRQNLLQYVLPWLYNMELVDPNITHCSPLPHLSRIQEFCSSETCQSIVLERREGWGSAEATEMVLNNLFYITAKFVNDHPHEIEDLWASLCKCWPNNLKVIIRYLFIVTGLAPTELLVYAKRVVLFMAKARPEKLLDEMMADMQTVETLNCLIERTETPPFFRVTSIRKESSHSDDGGSSSQPDAPRSEVTLERGTLHTKRHSTESGCEKDSQIRKDACGSESLQSSCNMTATGKMNPGPSSTTASDDGQNTVISSVEEDNFLLLCHVPDEPVKPETPQPHPLPMPEFGGYYAPLTEFLPDSSQPVTGFHRCNLAVMLLVDVIDGISIDWSPHVPLMLHVIFLGLDHTRPLVHEHCKTLLLKLLIVLTKHDDHLGVARILLNNKTRELGYGLPLQNFVPKINFTEQKLFEESDITEIKNPQSPTDDTESTSSREQDSGSCETLANEEAIVSKILELNKLTPNVSDTIKSLIDYLAGKKGHALWSYEDITAKVWSVKSAEQLSTFLQHVLFVFKESIPMAHIQDRWAQIALQLALSCSSRHYAGRSLQIFRALKVPLNARMLSDILSRLVETVTEQGEDMQGYVTELMLTLEEAIDSLDSAFKISDIMKDFFKSTPNLNKESNRKSAPPITVTHPGHSSGSSNPLPMGSNHQRSTSYSGRKYPDSPTIEIKDLRNRSNTDIDVRLRSNNLGRSRSAQSLKMADEQFSQEDRMTLLSQFFWIAVSLLESDYEHEFLLAVRLLEKVMTKLPLERTDCQEKLEKIQMQIKWSNFPGVHALLLKGCASPATFDSTIKILTLFTPLLDIPIVDPSESLAFPFHVMALLPYLLLNYDDPNTLCIKSAENIAQVCMEKSKKLENLATVMMLYSRRSFSKESFQWTKCVVKYLYDAYCHIFLNLITFLVEILEKGPQNLIPHVLGILYCVLHYLDVTTSAQTINSDLLRVISRYIEGPQWKDALKILKLVVTRSSTLAAPPAPFSIGSSAADCVSIASNTSFADSEFGTKRELPGRTMEFTIDLSQTPVVGQKYLLKDSPHNGEKEGSSASPRRSLSHNHSFTENGSVGWKRPWLSQARTREHLIGLLTSCGQRVGLPKSPSVIFSQSSDIIEHQSSMCSSTEEISATNNESADSKLEDGHPEHAQFGVFKDFDFLEYELESQEGESMDNFNWGVRRRSLTNYDGSTDDVSKPKLSLNMSNSTLSPRKEESSDDEIGSVSPLDDVHPDLPSSSSGYVFPPSSLPLSEHRRRPISPASGSTHSLASDGDLTLSITSPSFSPLAAIHLPPGSEDIEDMWRAHVRELMSDASGNIASNTYQIMSRLFKEMFRRVTRLTRECCQMISHIDGFRSVASHFLTMLDVLINQVECPFIHIDPEIMLHLERHKFCVLEIQEHWETFLEKQEHTMECMDSMKSAIKLEQLGEPIPEGTVEEHRVDLCRCLYKLHFQLLLLLESYVKLLSLLTNRIQQINVVDLSQDITSVKNEVIRAVEDTESDRLSPSEQPDVSSLSQQEAEAILLELVHTRKWGKAIRHLHCYRAMFPGSIFGNSEEDDIDVILGIYAKHLCENRTGYFMMSQEEHDIANVCRQLMDISLQLSSVLHNLEHSQQERNQDSSFRRSEC, encoded by the coding sequence atggCTTCAAACGAAGCCAAAGGGCAATCTAATTGCTACAATATATGTACTCAATCCCAACTTCCATGGGGTGTACGAAAGGAAAGACAGACATTTCCATCTGGTATAAATATTGACATAGAAGTCAAGCCTGGTGAGTTTATCTTGAGAACCCTTTTTGCTGAATTTACTGTTCAAGCAGAACGTAAAATAGATCTAGTCTTAGCTGAACCATTGGAAAGACCTTTGTCAAAATCTTTGCAAAGAGGTGAGGATACTCTTTTTGATCAATTGCTTAGCGCATTCGGCTCTGTTGCTGAGCATTGTCTTCCATCTCTTTTGAGAACTTTATTTGCCTGGTATGATCGACAGGGAGTTGATTCACCTCTTTCCCAGGAATTACGAATGAGATGCGATTCCAAAAATAAAGGAGATGTTCAAGAAAAAACTGAGAAAGATTACTTACATGAAAGACGAGATCTTGCagtagaatttatattttgtttggtACTCATTGAAGTTTTGAAACAGCTGTCAGTACATCCTGGACATGATGATTTAGTTATGTACATTGAAAATCTGGCCTTTAAGCACTTCAGATTTCGAGAAGGTGCACAAACTGGTCCAAATGCTCAAAATGTTAACATCATTGCAGATCTGTATGCTGAAGTTATTGGCGTTTTAGCTCAGTCTCGATTTCAATCTGTCAGGAAGCGATTTGTTGCAGAATTGAAAGAACTGAGAAGTAAAGAGCCCAGTCCAATTACAACTCATAGCATAATTAGTCTTCTAATGGGTATGAAGTTTTTCCGAGTGAAAATGGTACCAATTGAAGAATTTGAAGCTTCCTTTCAGTTTATGCAAGAATGTGCAACTTACTTCTTGGAAGTGAAAGATAAGGATATCAAACATGCTCTAGCAGGactgtttgttgaaattttagttCCTGTTGCGGctactgttaaaaatgaagtgaatGTCCCTTGTCTGAAGACTTTTGTTGAAATGTTATATTCTCATACATTGGACTTGTGTACTAAAAAAAAGCATAGCTTGGCTCTTTTCCCTCTCGTGACATGCTTGCTTTGTGttagtcaaaaattattttttcttcaaaattggcATTACTTTTTAGCTATGTGTTTATCACATTTGAAAAATAGAGATCCTAAGATGTGTCGTGTTGCACTAGAGTCATTGTATCGATTATTGTGGGTATATATGATTCGTATAAAATGTGAAAGTAATACAGCTACTCAGAGCAGATTACAAAGTATTGTGAATTCACTGTTTCCTAAAGGTTCAAAAGCTATTGTACCTAGAGATACACCACTgaacatttttgtgaaaattatacaatttatcgCTCAAGAAAGATTGGATTTTGCAATGAAAGAGATTGTTTTTGATTTACTATCTGTTGGACGACCCATAAAAATAATCCTTACTCCAGAGCGCATGAGCATTGCCTTAAGAGCTTTTCTTGTTGTTGCTGATAGTTTGCAGCAGAAAGAAGGTGATCCACCTATGCCAAGAACTGTGGGTGTTTTGCCATCAGGAAATACACTTAGAGTTAAGAAAACTTTCTTGAATAAAATGTTGACTGACGAAACAGCTCGAACCATAGGTATGTCTCATTATCATCCTTATGTCAGAAAAGTATTTGATGACATTTTGAAAGCTCTAGATGTCCAATTTGGTCGACCACTAATGATGACCACTGTGCAGAATATTAATAAAGAGCCAGATGACATGATCACAGGTGAAAGGAAACCTAAAATAGATTTGTTTCGTACATGTGTTGCTGCAGTTCCACGACTTATACCTGATGGCATGAGTCGACATGATTTAGTCGATTTGCTGTCTCGTCTCACTGTACACATGGATGAAGAATTACGTGCTTTAGCATTTCAGTCTCTTCAAAATATGACTCTTGATTTTCCTGACTGGAGGGAAGATGTTATTTATGGCTTCGTCCAATTCATGCTACGAGAAGTAAATGATACATTCCCTCAGTTACTTGATAATGCATTACGTATGCTTCTACAATTTCTTACTAATTGGAAGAATGCACTTGCTTCTCAGTCGCAGAATTCACTTAAAAAGACATCTCAtgagcaaaataaaattgatcattTATGTTCAGTATTACATTTAGTTGAAGCTGTAGCTCTCGTAATGCTTTGCCATTGTCGACTTCCACCTCGACGTTTATCTGTCCACATACTAAAAGAAACAAgagcacttttaaaaatattagttccaTCTTGTGAAGAAGACTATGTGTCAGAAGCAATTGATCAGTGTTGCCCTGTAGTAGTGGAGAAATGTCTTCCACTTCTTCCTCCAGCTGAGAAAGCTGCTTTGCTTTCTGCATCTCACATTGATCTGCAGTGGTTGACTGAAAGAAATAGTTCTGTGTGGACCTCTGGACTTCATGACACAACAGAGGGATCTAATAAACTTTCAAGCAACttggaaatttctgaaaatgctgGTTTAGATCCATGGTGTGTTTGCTTGATGGGTTTCATTGATAATAGCTCTTTACTCAAACGATGTCCTACTGCTGTTGCCCATTCATGGACAATTATATACTCTAGAATAACCACTTTATTCAGTTACCTTGACCTTAATCCTGTTAGTGACAATCGAGCTTCATTACTCAGACCTGCACCAGTAGTGAAAAAAGCTCTAAATGAAAGAGAACTTCATTTGACTCTCTGgagaaattatttgatgtttgCTTGTCGCATAGCTCCACCTAACTGTAACCCCCCTGCTCGTTTCATTCCTACTGAACTTAATCTTAGTTCTTCACCAGATAGTATTACCTCTGAAAGATCTGATAGTAGATCTCCAAACCATTCTTGTGTTCAAGTATCAAGTTTGTTTAAACAAATCACTCCTTTGTTAAGAAGTGAACAAGCAGATTTACGTGACTCTGTTGTTCTTGGTTTGTCTAAAGTAAATCATTTGGCTGTTAAAGATTTAATGGAGGAATTAGTTATTTACATTAGAGAAGCAATTGATCGCAAGCAAGAAAATGTCAGGAGACGAAGACGGCGGGATGTCTTAAGAGTTCAGCTTGCTCGAGTTCTTGAACTGATTGCTGAACAAGGTACTTTTGGCATAAGCAATTCTGTTCTTGATAGAGATGCATCATCCTTAAATACTACATTTGTTGAATACATTGATGGTGCTCGCTTATATCTTGAATCAGAAAATGATAAAGATGCACTTGGTATTGTTCAAGAAATCAAACAGCACTTTTGTGGATTTATTCATaaactaataaaaagtttttccttAGAAAATAGACATAATTTACTAGGATGTGACTTGCGTAGAAATCTTTTCTACCTTTTTGCTTCATGGAGTGGCAAATATGGGTCACATTTTGGAATTGGTGatcgaaaaattaaagaagaaccttgttctgattttgaattttctgcTTTGCAAGCTATGTCAGCTGTATTATGCTGTGGACCTTGTTTTGATCTGCAAGGCCTTAGTGAAGAAGGTCCATTTTATTCATGGTTAAATGACTTATTGAATACTGATGTTGAGAAAATATATCAATTGGGACAAGAAACTGTTGTTTTACTCTTAGAATTTAATTCGGACTCTGGAACCTTACTCGATTGGCTTGTAGATTGTTGTTATACTGGAGATATTCAAATGGCTGATGGTTGTTTCAATGCCCTTGCAACAATTTTTAGTGTCCGTGAATATCCATGTGATCATTACATGGCTATTATTAATGTAACATTGCTTAATACTGGTTGtccaagaaataaaattcaagaaactgCCTTTCAACTTCTTCAGATTTTGGATCATCGTTTCTTTGGTAGCTGTACCGCAATTTCAGTAGATGGAGAAACTGATGcagttaataaaaatgttgttttaagaagaaaaaaccATCAGTTTTATGACTCTTTATTTTCATCAGGATATCCATGTACTCAGATGCAGCTGTCTCATCATCTTGCCCAGCTACATCCTGAGCTTACAATGCCCATCTTTTCTGAAATAACTAGTAGATTGCAAACAGCAAGACCAGCTGTGAGACAAAATTTACTTCAGTATGTATTACCATGGCTTTATAATATGGAATTAGTAGATCCTAACATTACTCACTGTAGCCCTCTTCCACATCTGAGTCGAATTCAAGAATTTTGTTCCTCTGAAACATGTCAGAGTATTGTACTGGAACGTAGAGAAGGATGGGGATCAGCAGAAGCTACAGAAATGGTATTAAATAATCTGTTCTACATCACAGCAAAATTTGTTAATGATCATCCTCATGAGATTGAAGATTTATGGGCTTCTTTATGTAAATGTTGGCCAAATAATCTCAAAGTGATCATAAGATATTTGTTTATTGTAACAGGGCTTGCACCTACTGAGTTACTGGTGTATGCTAAACGGGTTGTATTATTTATGGCAAAAGCAAGACCAGAGAAGCTGTTAGATGAAATGATGGCTGATATGCAAACTGTAGAAACTTTAAATTGCCTTATTGAAAGAACAGAAACTCCTCCTTTCTTTAGAGTCACTAGCATCCGCAAAGAAAGCAGTCATTCAGATGACGGTGGATCTAGTTCACAACCAGATGCTCCTAGAAGTGAAGTTACTCTAGAACGTGGTACACTTCATACTAAGCGTCATAGTACTGAAAGTGGTTGTGAGAAAGATAGTCAAATCAGGAAAGATGCTTGTGGCTCTGAATCATTACAAAGCTCTTGCAATATGACAGCAACTGGGAAAATGAATCCTGGTCCCTCTTCTACAACTGCTAGTGATGATGGACAAAACACTGTAATTTCTTCTGTTGAAGAagataactttttacttttatgcCACGTTCCTGATGAACCTGTAAAGCCAGAAACTCCACAGCCTCATCCATTGCCAATGCCTGAATTTGGTGGTTACTATGCTCCTTTAACGGAATTTCTTCCTGATAGCTCTCAACCTGTTACTGGATTCCATAGATGTAATTTAGCTGTTATGCTTTTAGTTGATGTAATTGATGGTATAAGTATTGATTGGTCACCTCATGTACCTTTGATGTTGCATGTCATATTCTTAGGACTAGATCATACTCGTCCTCTTGTTCATGAACATTgcaaaacacttttattaaaattgctgatAGTTTTAACTAAGCATGATGACCATTTAGGAGTAGCtagaatacttttaaataataaaacacgAGAATTGGGCTATGGCCTTCCTTTACAGAATTTTGTACCCAAAATTAACTTTACAGAACAGAAACTTTTTGAAGAGAGTGacataactgaaattaaaaatcctCAATCTCCTACTGATGATACAGAATCAACATCTAGTAGAGAACAAGATAGTGGCTCCTGTGAGACTCTTGCAAATGAAGAAGCTATTGTgtctaaaattttagaactcaatAAATTGACACCAAATGTTTCTgatacaataaaatctttaatagattATTTAGCTGGGAAAAAAGGCCATGCTTTGTGGAGTTATGAAGATATTACTGCCAAAGTTTGGTCAGTTAAAAGTGCTGAACAATTGTCTACATTTTTACAACATGTTCTCTTTGTCTTTAAAGAATCCATACCCATGGCACATATTCAAGATCGCTGGGCCCAAATAGCATTGCAGTTAGCTTTGTCCTGTTCTTCACGTCATTATGCTGGACGTTCATTGCAGATATTTAGGGCTTTGAAAGTACCCTTGAATGCCAGAATGCTGAGTGATATTTTGTCTCGTCTAGTTGAAACTGTTACTGAACAAGGAGAAGATATGCAGGGCTATGTTACTGAATTAATGCTTACCCTTGAAGAGGCTATTGATTCTTTAGATTCAGCTTTTAAAATTAGTGATATCATGAAAGACTTTTTTAAATCAACacctaatttaaataaagaaagtaaccGTAAAAGTGCTCCACCTATAACTGTAACCCATCCTGGTCATTCTAGTGGATCCAGTAATCCTTTACCAATGGGTTCCAATCATCAGCGCAGTACATCTTATTCTGGAAGAAAATATCCTGACTCTCCCACAATAGAAATTAAGGACCTCAGAAACCGCAGTAATACTGATATCGATGTCAGATTGCGTTCAAATAATCTTGGCCGATCTAGGAGTGCACAATCATTGAAAATGGCTGATGAGCAGTTTTCTCAAGAGGATAGAATGACTCTTCTATCACAGTTTTTCTGGATTGCTGTTTCACTTTTAGAATCAGATTATGAACATGAGTTTTTACTTGCTGTGAGATTACTTGAAAAGGTTATGACCAAATTGCCTTTAGAACGTACAGATTGTCAagaaaagttggaaaaaattcaaatgcagaTTAAATGGTCTAATTTTCCTGGAGTGCATGCATTACTTCTGAAAGGCTGTGCCTCTCCAGCAACATTTGATTCTACCATTAAAATCTTAACTTTGTTCACACCATTACTTGATATTCCAATTGTAGATCCATCTGAATCTTTAGCTTTTCCATTTCATGTTATGGCCTTACTGCcatatttattgctaaattatgaTGATCCAAACACTTTATGTATCAAAAGTGCTGAAAATATTGCTCAAGTGTGTATGGAAAAATCCAAGAAATTAGAAAACTTGGCCACTGTTATGATGCTTTATAGTAGAAGATCATTTAGTAAAGAAAGTTTTCAATGGACAAAATgtgttgtaaaatatttgtatgatgCATACtgtcatatatttttgaatcttattacttttcttgtagaaattttagaaaaaggaccTCAAAATCTTATACCCCATGTTCTTGGAATTCTTTATTGTGTTCTTCATTATTTAGATGTGACCACTTCTGCTCAAACTATAAATTCAGATCTGTTGCGAGTTATATCTAGATACATAGAAGGCCCACAATGGAAAgatgcattgaaaattttaaaacttgttgtAACAAGATCATCAACACTTGCCGCTCCTCCAGCTCCATTTAGCATTGGCTCTTCTGCTGCAGATTGTGTTAGTATTGCTTCAAATACATCATTTGCAGATTCAGAATTTGGTACTAAGAGAGAACTTCCTGGACGGACTATGGAATTTACCATTGATTTATCACAAACACCAGTTGTAGgtcaaaaataccttttaaaagaTAGTCCCCATAATGGAGAAAAAGAAGGATCTTCTGCTTCACCCAGGCGTAGTCTTTCACACAATCATTCTTTTACAGAAAATGGTTCTGTAGGTTGGAAACGTCCCTGGTTATCACAAGCACGAACAAGAGAGCATTTAATTGGTTTGCTGACAAGTTGCGGTCAAAGAGTAGGTTTGCCGAAAAGTCCATCTGTTATATTCAGTCAAAGCAGTGACATTATTGAACATCAGTCTTCAATGTGCAGCAGTACTGAAGAAATATCAGCAACAAATAATGAATCAGCAGATAGCAAACTTGAAGATGGCCATCCAGAACATGCTCAGTTTGGTGTTTTCAAAGATTTTGATTTCCTGGAATATGAATTAGAAAGTCAAGAAGGAGAAAGCATGGATAACTTTAATTGGGGTGTCCGTCGTCGATCACTTACTAATTATGATGGCAGTACAGATGATGTTTCAAAACCAAAGCTGAGCTTGAATATGAGCAATTCAACTTTAAGCCCTCGAAAAGAAGAATCATCCGATGATGAAATAGGCAGCGTATCTCCTCTTGATGATGTGCATCCTGATCTGCCAAGCAGCAGCAGTGGATATGTCTTTCCTCCAAGCTCACTTCCTTTATCTGAACACAGAAGAAGACCCATAAGCCCTGCTTCAGGATCAACTCATAGTTTAGCCAGTGATGGCGATCTTACTTTAAGTATTACATCTCCCAGTTTTTCACCTTTGGCAGCAATTCATTTACCACCTGGGTCAGAAGATATTGAAGATATGTGGCGGGCTCATGTCCGTGAGCTAATGTCTGATGCATCAGGGAATATAGCTTCTAACACATATCAAATTATGTCTCGtcttttcaaagaaatgtttagAAGAGTAACTAGATTGACAAGAGAATGCTGTCAAATGATTTCTCATATAGATGGTTTCCGCAGTGTTGCTTCTCATTTTCTGACTATGTTGGATGTTCTCATCAATCAAGTAGAATGTCCGTTCATTCATATTGATCCAGAAATCATGCTACATTTGGAACGTCATAAATTTTGTGTTCTAGAAATACAAGAACACTGGGAAACTTTCTTAGAAAAACAGGAGCACACCATGGAATGTATGGATAGCATGAAGTCTGCTATTAAATTAGAACAACTTGGTGAACCTATTCCTGAAGGAACTGTTGAAGAGCATCGAGTAGATTTATGCAGATGTTTgtataaattgcattttcaacttttattattgTTAGAAAGCTACGTGAAATTACTGTCATTGTTAACTAATAGAATTCAGCAAATCAATGTAGTTGATCTGTCTCAAGATATTACCTCTGTGAAGAATGAAGTAATACGTGCTGTTGAGGACACTGAAAGTGATAGATTATCACCTTCTGAGCAGCCGGATGTATCATCTCTTTCTCAACAAGAGGCAGAAGCAATATTACTGGAATTAGTTCATACTCGTAAATGGGGTAAAGCAATTCGACATCTGCATTGCTATCGTGCCATGTTTCCTGGTTCTATATTTGGAAATTCTGAGGAGGATGACATTGATGTGATACTTGGTATATATGCTAAACATCTTTGTGAAAATAGAACGGGATACTTCATGATGTCTCAAGAAGAACATGACATAGCAAATGTATGTCGTCAACTCATGGACATAAGTTTGCAATTATCTTCAGTCTTGCATAATTTGGAGCATTCTCAACAAGAGAGAAATCAAGATTCTTCATTTCGCCGATCTGAgtgttaa